In Streptomyces sp. P9-A4, the genomic window CGCCACCGTCGGCCTGAACTACCTGGCGACGCTCGGCATCGCGGGACTGGTCTTCGAGTACGGCTTCGGCTTCTCCGGAACGGACGCCTCCGTACCTCTGTACGGATTCGTCTTCCTCGTGGCCCTCGGGGTCGACTACAACATCTTCCTCATGTCCCGCGTACGCGAGGAGACCCTGCGGCTGGGGACCCGGCAGGGCATGCTGCGCGGCCTCATCGCCACCGGCGGTGTGATCACGTCGGCGGGAGTCGTCCTCGCCGCGACCTTCGCGGCCCTCATCGTCATTCCGCTCGCCTTCCTGGCCCAGATCGCGTTCATCGTCGCCTTCGGCGTACTCCTCGACACGATCGTGGTGCGGTCGCTCCTGGTACCCGCTCTGGTACGCGACATCGGCCCTACGGTCTGGTGGCCCGGCCGACTCGCACACGAGGCCCCCCACGAGAACCCGGACTCGACCGCGACCGGTACGAAGACCGCGGACTCGGAAGAGAGCCGCACCGGCTAGGAACACCCGAAACCGCGACAACACTCGACCGATCCGGCTCAAATAGACTGCGGCGCATGCTGCGCGTACTGGCCGTCGACGACGAGGAACCCGCCCTCGGAGAGCTGCTCTACCTGCTGCGCGCCGACCCCCGCGTCCGTACCGCCGAAGGCGCGGGCGACGCCACCGCCGCCCTGCGAAGGATCGGACGCGCGCTGGAGACCGGACCCGAGGGCGACCAGGCGATCGACGTCGTCTTCCTCGACATCCACATGCCCGGCCTCACCGGACTCGACGTGGCCCGGTTGCTCGCGGGCTTCGCCCGGCCGCCGCTCGTCGTCTTCGTCACCGCCCACGAGGGCTTCGCGCTCCAGGCCTTCGACCTGAAGGCGGTCGACTACGTCCTCAAGCCCGTCCGCCGCGAACGCCTCGCCGAAGCCGTCCGCCGTGTCCACGACCTCGTGCACGCCACCGCACTCCCCGCCCCGGCCGCGCCCGCCGCTTCCGAGCAGATCCCCGTCGAACTCGGCGGGATCACCCGCTTCGTGTCCGTCGACGACATCGCCTACGTAGAGGCCCACGGCGACTACGCCCGCCTCCACACCGACCACGGCAGCCATCTCGTCCGCATCCCGCTCTCCACCCTCGAAGAGCGCTGGGCCGCCCGCGGCTTCGTCCGCATCCACCGCAGCCACCTCGTGGCCCTCGGCCGGATCGACGAACTCCGGCTCGACGGCGGCGCCACCTCCGTACGGGTCGGCGACACCGATCTGGCGGTCAGCCGCCGGCACGCCCGCCCGCTGCGGGACCTCCTGATGCGCCGCGCCGGGGGCTGAGCACGGCTCCGGTCCGCCCCCTACCGCGGGTGCTCCCACCTGCGTAGACTCCACGCGTCCCGGGCCCGAGGCCAGGAGGGACTTTCCGGAAACGGCCGAGGGCCGCCACCGCCGAGGGAAGCGGACGCCGATGCCCGAGCAGCACCCTCACCCGGCCTTCGGCCGGGGGGACCCCCAGCGCAGGCCCCGCCGCGAGACCGTCACCTACGCCTCCGCCCACGGCACCGGCGCGGGGCCGAGCCCCGCGCGGCGACGCCCGGTCCACCCGCCCGCCCGCTCCGAGATCGACGAGCAGACCACCCTCGGCCACACCTATGTCCGCTCCCTGATGCGCAGCCAGCTGCGCGCCGCCCTCACCGCTCTCGGCGCTCTCGCCCTGCTCGTCGGCTCCCTGCCGCTGGTCCTCGCCGTCCCCGCCCCCGAGGCGATCGTCTGGATCGTCCTCGGCGTCGGGGTGTACCCGGTCGTCTGGGCCATCGCCCACTGGTACGTGCGCCGGGCCGAACGCAACGAGCGCGACTTCACCCGCCTCGTCGAACGCTGAAACCCCCTCCGTGAACCAGACCTACGCCGTCGCGGCCGTCACCGCCGTCGTCCTCGCCACCGTCCTCATCGGCGCCCTCGGCCTGCGCGTCTCCCGCACCACCTCCGACTTCTACGTGGCCTCCCGCACCGTCCGGCCCGCGCTCAACGCCGCCGCGATCAGCGGCGAGTACCTGTCCGCCGCCTCCTTCCTCGGCATCGCCGGACTCGTCCTCGTCCAGGGCCCCGCCATGCTCTGGTACCCGGTCGGCTACACCGCCGGATACCTCGTGCTCCTCGTCCTCGTCGCCGCCCCGCTGCGCCGCTCGGGGGCGTACACCCTCTCCGACTTCGCCGAGGCCCGCCTCGAATCCCCGCAGGCCCGCCGGCTCGCCAGCCTCTTCGTCGTCGGCATCGGCTGGCTGTACCTGCTGCCTCAGCTCCAGGGCGCCGGGCTCACCCTGGAGATCCTCACCGGAGCCCCC contains:
- a CDS encoding LytR/AlgR family response regulator transcription factor; the protein is MLRVLAVDDEEPALGELLYLLRADPRVRTAEGAGDATAALRRIGRALETGPEGDQAIDVVFLDIHMPGLTGLDVARLLAGFARPPLVVFVTAHEGFALQAFDLKAVDYVLKPVRRERLAEAVRRVHDLVHATALPAPAAPAASEQIPVELGGITRFVSVDDIAYVEAHGDYARLHTDHGSHLVRIPLSTLEERWAARGFVRIHRSHLVALGRIDELRLDGGATSVRVGDTDLAVSRRHARPLRDLLMRRAGG